A single region of the Enterobacteriaceae endosymbiont of Donacia cinerea genome encodes:
- the era gene encoding GTPase Era, with amino-acid sequence MNKISTYYGSILIIGRSNVGKSTLLNTLIGKKISIISHKINTTNYNIIGIYNKDHYQIEYIDTPGDIFYNNKILDLLKNSGYNYVFFILDKNKWNYIEEKFVKILNKINIPIILIINKIDKIKNKNILLPYINFLKQRIKFIYLFIISAKYKLYTNDINHIICKKLPKKKHNYPSNYITNQTKEFILKEIVRESIIKYLHQELPYFIKIKLNYLKKLNNLPEKINIFLFIKNIRQKKIIIGKNSVTIKLIKYRSEKNIKNFFKKKININFWIKVK; translated from the coding sequence GTGAACAAAATATCTACATACTATGGTAGTATTTTAATTATAGGTCGATCTAATGTAGGAAAATCTACTTTATTAAATACTTTAATAGGAAAAAAAATATCTATAATTTCTCATAAAATAAATACTACTAATTATAATATTATAGGTATATATAATAAAGATCATTATCAAATAGAATATATTGATACCCCAGGAGATATATTTTATAATAATAAAATTTTAGATTTACTAAAAAATAGTGGATATAATTATGTTTTTTTTATTTTAGATAAAAATAAATGGAATTATATAGAAGAAAAATTTGTAAAAATTTTAAATAAAATTAATATACCGATAATTTTAATTATTAATAAAATTGATAAAATAAAAAATAAAAATATTTTACTACCTTATATTAATTTTCTCAAACAAAGAATTAAATTTATCTATTTATTTATTATTTCAGCTAAATATAAATTATATACTAATGATATTAATCATATAATTTGTAAAAAATTACCTAAAAAAAAACATAATTATCCTAGTAATTATATTACCAATCAAACAAAAGAATTTATTTTGAAAGAAATTGTAAGAGAAAGTATTATAAAATATCTTCATCAAGAATTACCTTATTTTATAAAAATTAAATTAAATTATCTAAAAAAATTAAATAATTTACCAGAAAAAATAAATATTTTTTTATTTATTAAAAATATAAGACAAAAAAAAATAATAATAGGCAAAAATTCTGTAACAATAAAATTAATTAAATATAGATCTGAAAAAAATATAAAAAATTTTTTTAAAAAAAAAATAAATATAAATTTTTGGATAAAAGTAAAATAA
- the rnc gene encoding ribonuclease III, protein MNFIMINQLQKRLGYMFNHQDLLYQALTHRSASSKHNERLEFLGDSILSYIIAKALYNKFPDVNEGNMSRMRATLVKGNTLASIAREFKLGEYLFLGPGEFKNGGYNRESILADTMEALIGSICLDSNIKVVEKIILLWYQFRLKKILPGNNQKDPKTRLQEYLQRSHLPLPYYFIIQINGEVHNQKFTIQCKISGISAIIIGIGSSRRKAEQSAAEKALKKLGLE, encoded by the coding sequence GTGAATTTTATTATGATTAATCAATTACAAAAAAGATTAGGTTATATGTTTAATCATCAAGATTTATTATATCAAGCTTTAACACATAGAAGTGCAAGTAGTAAACATAATGAAAGATTAGAATTTTTAGGAGATTCTATATTAAGCTATATAATAGCTAAAGCATTATATAATAAATTTCCTGATGTAAATGAAGGAAATATGAGTCGTATGCGCGCTACTTTAGTTAAAGGAAATACATTAGCAAGTATTGCGAGAGAGTTTAAATTAGGAGAATATTTATTTTTAGGTCCTGGTGAATTTAAAAATGGGGGATATAATAGAGAATCTATACTTGCTGATACAATGGAAGCTTTAATTGGTAGTATATGTTTAGATAGTAATATAAAAGTTGTAGAAAAAATTATTTTGTTATGGTATCAGTTTAGATTAAAAAAAATACTACCTGGTAATAATCAAAAAGATCCTAAAACAAGATTACAAGAATATTTACAAAGATCACATCTTCCTTTACCTTATTATTTTATAATACAAATAAATGGTGAAGTACATAATCAAAAATTTACTATACAATGTAAAATTAGCGGTATATCAGCAATAATTATAGGAATAGGATCTAGTCGTAGAAAAGCTGAACAATCAGCAGCAGAAAAAGCTTTAAAAAAACTTGGTTTAGAATAG
- the lepA gene encoding translation elongation factor 4, producing the protein MKNIRNFSIIAHIDHGKSTFADRLIEICGGLSKREMTSQVLDSMSLEKERGITIKAQSVSLNYKAKNNNFYKLNFIDTPGHVDFSYEVSRSLAACEGALLLIDASQGIEAQTLSNYNTAITMGLKVLPVINKIDLLNINIEKIKKDICNIIGIQSKKFLQCSAKTGLGIKNIIENLIKNIPSPTGNINTSLQALIIDSWFDKYLGVIVLICIKNGKIFKGMKIIILNTRKKYFIEKIGIFTPKKINLSKLKCGDVGWIVLGIKNINEVPVGATITSYTEPSNILLPGFKKSVPKVFAGLFPIISDEYKIFSNALKKLSLNDSALFFEPDNSEILGYGYRCGFLGLLHMEIIQQRLLNEYNINIIITIPSVKYEIETINKDILYIDNLSKFPSSHFIKEIREPILKCKILSPVKYIGKIIQLCITKNGIQKNIMYHGNQVILIFEIPMIEVIINFFDKLKSITKGYGSLDYNFLKFKKSNLVCINILINKKRVDALTTITYKNKIYSYSKILVEKIQKLIPRQQFNIVIQAAIGKKIISSANIRQLRKNVIAKCYGGDVSRKKKLIQKQKEGKKRMKNIGNVKLPPSVFLSILKTAK; encoded by the coding sequence ATGAAAAATATAAGAAATTTTTCAATTATTGCTCATATTGATCATGGTAAATCAACATTTGCCGATAGATTAATTGAAATTTGTGGTGGTTTATCTAAAAGAGAAATGACATCACAAGTATTAGATAGTATGTCATTAGAAAAAGAAAGAGGTATTACAATAAAAGCACAAAGTGTTTCTTTAAATTATAAAGCAAAAAATAATAATTTTTATAAATTAAATTTTATTGATACTCCTGGACATGTAGATTTTTCTTATGAAGTTTCAAGATCATTAGCTGCATGTGAAGGAGCTTTATTATTAATAGATGCTTCACAGGGAATAGAAGCTCAAACTTTATCTAATTATAATACTGCTATTACAATGGGATTAAAAGTATTACCAGTTATTAATAAAATTGATTTATTAAATATAAATATTGAAAAAATAAAAAAAGATATATGTAATATTATAGGTATTCAATCTAAAAAATTTCTTCAATGTTCAGCTAAAACTGGATTAGGAATAAAAAATATAATAGAAAATTTAATTAAAAATATTCCTTCACCTACAGGAAATATTAATACTTCTTTACAAGCTCTTATTATAGATTCATGGTTTGATAAATATTTAGGAGTTATAGTTTTAATATGTATTAAAAATGGTAAAATTTTTAAAGGAATGAAAATAATTATTTTAAATACTCGAAAAAAATATTTTATAGAAAAAATAGGTATTTTTACACCAAAAAAAATAAATTTAAGTAAATTAAAATGTGGTGATGTCGGCTGGATAGTATTAGGAATCAAAAATATAAATGAAGTACCAGTAGGGGCTACTATAACATCATATACAGAACCATCAAATATACTATTACCAGGATTTAAAAAAAGTGTTCCTAAAGTTTTTGCTGGTTTATTTCCTATAATATCTGATGAATATAAAATTTTTAGTAATGCATTAAAAAAATTAAGTTTAAATGATTCTGCTTTATTTTTTGAACCAGATAATTCAGAGATACTGGGTTATGGATATAGATGTGGTTTTTTAGGTTTATTACATATGGAAATTATACAGCAACGTTTATTAAATGAATATAATATAAATATTATTATAACTATACCTTCTGTAAAATATGAAATAGAAACAATTAATAAAGATATTCTATATATAGATAATTTATCTAAATTTCCTTCATCTCATTTTATAAAAGAAATAAGAGAACCAATTTTAAAATGTAAAATACTTTCTCCAGTAAAATATATTGGAAAAATTATTCAATTATGTATTACTAAAAACGGTATACAAAAAAATATAATGTATCATGGAAATCAAGTTATATTAATTTTTGAAATACCTATGATTGAAGTAATTATAAATTTTTTTGATAAATTAAAATCTATTACAAAAGGATATGGATCATTAGATTATAATTTTTTAAAATTTAAAAAATCTAATTTAGTTTGTATTAATATTTTAATTAATAAAAAACGTGTTGATGCATTAACAACAATTACTTATAAAAATAAAATTTATTCTTATAGTAAAATATTAGTAGAAAAAATTCAAAAATTAATTCCAAGACAACAATTTAATATTGTAATTCAAGCTGCAATTGGAAAAAAAATTATTTCTAGTGCAAATATTAGACAATTACGTAAAAATGTAATTGCTAAATGTTATGGAGGAGATGTTAGTAGAAAAAAAAAATTAATTCAAAAACAAAAAGAAGGGAAAAAAAGAATGAAAAATATTGGTAATGTAAAATTACCCCCTTCAGTTTTTCTATCTATATTAAAAACTGCTAAATAA
- a CDS encoding M3 family metallopeptidase produces MNNPLLSDFLLPPFNKITNNCMLSAIKITINNSKEKINKILKKHQNNYNWHNFCQKILELDENLYRIFSPINHLNYVCNNHETRKIYEITIKIVTNYCLWFKQNKYLYNAYIQVQNNQKNLNFDKLKIKSINNIIRDFKLSGILLSKEKKNIYSKIITRLLKLQNIFNNNIFDSTQKLEKNILDKKELDGIPDHIINIMSKNALLKNKKGYLITLDIPIYLSIITFCKNHVLRKKIYYMYNTRASSFDLNSSKFNNEPILIEELSLRSKLSNLLGYNSYAEQSLAVKSAKKVYKVLSFLYKLIQLSKKQAEKEVSNLKKFIKKKYDLNNINPWDISFFAEKYKFYLYGINDNIIRNYFPINIVMKGMFIIINKIYGLIFKKRKVSVWHNSVMFFDVFNSNNELYGSIYFDLYIRSEKRSGAWMDICQSRILKENGILQYPIAYVNCNFTPSINNFFLLNHNEVLTLFHEFGHALHHITSRINIPNISGINGIPLDIVEFPSQFMEYWCWELESLKLISQHYKKKNNFPVSIMNKLIESKKYNSALSLMRQIELSLFDIRIHKEFNFKKNNQISDLIKEIRKNLITISPIPSWYKYTNVFNHIFGGEYAAGYYSYLWSEQLAADTFLYFKKNGLFNSKIGKKFLNNVLSLGSSADPIILFKKFRGKELNINSLLIQRGIEI; encoded by the coding sequence ATGAATAATCCGTTATTATCTGATTTCCTATTACCTCCTTTTAATAAAATTACTAATAATTGCATGTTATCTGCAATAAAAATTACTATTAATAATTCTAAAGAAAAAATTAATAAAATTTTAAAAAAACATCAAAATAATTATAATTGGCATAATTTTTGTCAAAAAATATTAGAATTAGATGAAAATTTATATCGTATTTTTTCACCAATAAATCATTTAAATTATGTTTGTAATAATCATGAAACAAGAAAAATTTATGAAATTACTATTAAAATAGTAACTAATTATTGTTTATGGTTTAAACAAAATAAATATTTATATAATGCTTATATACAAGTACAAAATAATCAAAAAAATTTAAATTTTGATAAATTAAAAATTAAATCTATTAATAATATTATACGTGATTTTAAACTTTCAGGAATTTTATTATCTAAAGAAAAAAAAAATATATATTCAAAAATTATTACACGTTTATTAAAATTACAAAATATTTTTAATAATAATATTTTTGATAGTACTCAAAAATTAGAAAAAAATATTTTAGATAAAAAAGAACTAGATGGGATACCAGATCATATAATAAATATTATGAGTAAAAATGCTTTGTTAAAAAATAAGAAAGGGTATTTAATTACTTTAGATATTCCTATTTATTTATCAATTATAACATTTTGTAAAAATCATGTTTTAAGAAAAAAAATATATTATATGTATAATACAAGAGCATCTTCTTTTGATCTTAATTCATCAAAATTTAATAATGAACCTATTCTAATAGAAGAATTATCATTACGTTCAAAATTATCAAATTTATTAGGATATAATTCTTATGCTGAACAATCTTTAGCGGTTAAATCTGCTAAAAAAGTTTATAAAGTTTTATCTTTTTTATATAAATTAATACAATTATCAAAAAAACAAGCTGAAAAAGAAGTTTCAAATTTAAAAAAATTTATTAAAAAAAAATATGATTTAAACAATATAAATCCATGGGATATATCATTTTTTGCAGAAAAATACAAATTTTATCTATATGGAATAAATGATAATATTATTCGTAATTATTTTCCAATTAATATTGTAATGAAAGGGATGTTTATTATTATTAATAAAATATATGGTTTAATTTTTAAAAAAAGAAAAGTATCAGTTTGGCATAATAGTGTTATGTTTTTTGATGTTTTTAATTCTAATAATGAATTATATGGTAGTATTTATTTTGATTTATATATACGTTCAGAAAAACGTAGCGGAGCTTGGATGGATATATGTCAATCCAGAATATTAAAAGAAAATGGGATACTTCAATATCCAATAGCTTATGTTAATTGTAATTTTACTCCTTCTATTAATAATTTTTTTTTACTTAATCATAATGAAGTCTTAACTTTATTTCATGAATTTGGACATGCTTTACATCATATTACTTCCAGAATAAATATACCTAACATATCAGGAATTAATGGAATACCTTTAGATATTGTAGAATTTCCTAGTCAATTTATGGAATATTGGTGTTGGGAATTAGAATCTTTAAAATTAATTTCACAACATTATAAAAAAAAAAATAATTTTCCAGTAAGTATAATGAATAAATTAATTGAATCTAAAAAATATAATTCTGCTTTATCTCTTATGCGTCAAATAGAATTAAGTTTATTTGATATAAGAATACATAAAGAATTTAATTTTAAAAAAAATAATCAAATATCAGATTTAATTAAAGAAATAAGAAAAAATTTAATTACAATATCTCCTATCCCTAGTTGGTATAAATATACAAATGTATTTAATCATATATTTGGTGGAGAATATGCTGCTGGATATTACAGTTATTTATGGTCAGAACAATTAGCTGCAGATACTTTTTTATACTTTAAAAAAAATGGATTATTTAATTCAAAAATAGGAAAAAAATTTTTGAATAATGTCTTATCTTTAGGTAGTTCCGCAGATCCTATTATTTTATTTAAAAAATTTAGAGGTAAAGAATTAAATATTAATTCTTTACTTATACAAAGAGGGATTGAAATATAA
- the rlmB gene encoding 23S rRNA (guanosine(2251)-2'-O)-methyltransferase RlmB, whose protein sequence is MKDIIFGIHSVISILKKNPFCLKKIFILNSKKKSNKIKELFLYINKYNINIYKVSKKWLDKKTNNSIHQGIMAKISIVKSFTEKDIFKIINKSKKILILILDRLTDTHNFGACIRSAVAFGVSMIILPKRHSVKINAIVKKISCGTSEYIPIIFVKNLINIINFLKSNNIYIIGADNNKKNNIIYCNKLKYPICLIIGSEDKGIRFIIKKYCDVLVSIPMFNNLNSLNVSVATGICLFEITRQNNTF, encoded by the coding sequence ATGAAAGATATTATTTTTGGTATACATTCTGTTATTAGTATTTTAAAAAAAAATCCTTTTTGTTTAAAAAAAATATTTATTTTAAATAGTAAAAAAAAATCTAATAAAATTAAAGAATTATTTTTGTATATAAATAAATATAATATTAACATATATAAAGTAAGTAAAAAGTGGTTAGATAAAAAAACTAATAATAGTATCCATCAAGGAATTATGGCTAAAATAAGTATAGTAAAATCTTTTACAGAAAAAGATATTTTTAAAATTATAAATAAATCTAAAAAAATATTAATTCTTATTTTAGATCGTCTTACAGATACTCATAATTTTGGGGCATGTATTAGAAGTGCTGTTGCATTTGGTGTTAGTATGATTATTTTACCTAAAAGACATTCTGTTAAAATTAACGCTATAGTAAAAAAAATATCTTGTGGAACATCAGAATATATACCTATAATTTTTGTAAAAAATTTAATAAATATTATTAATTTTTTAAAATCTAATAACATTTATATTATTGGAGCTGATAATAATAAAAAAAATAATATTATTTATTGTAATAAATTAAAATATCCAATATGTTTAATTATTGGATCTGAAGATAAAGGGATAAGATTTATTATTAAAAAATATTGTGATGTATTAGTTTCTATACCTATGTTTAACAATTTAAATTCTTTAAATGTTTCTGTAGCTACTGGAATTTGTTTATTTGAAATAACTAGACAAAATAATACTTTTTAA
- the miaA gene encoding tRNA (adenosine(37)-N6)-dimethylallyltransferase MiaA — MNKKNKKLPTAIFLMGTTASKKTYLATRLAKVLPVELISVDSSLIYKRLNIGTDKPKKDNFFYTKHWLIDIKEPYQSYSVMEFYNDVLSIMDKITKKGKIPLLVGGSMFYYNTLINTMSPLLPASNFKIRNIIMNKIKNKIYKSYHDMLKTIDIISANKIHCNDIQRNLRALEIFFLTGKTLSEIKKIPGNKIPYNIYQFGLTYFNKTILHKNIEDRIFKMLELGFEDEVKNLIKNKYLKIYFPAIRCIGYKQMFLYILNKINYKEMIQKTTIATRHLAKKQLTWLRYWKNIYWFDSNHIYKAYDYIIKFIEKNKFILNKKI, encoded by the coding sequence ATGAATAAAAAAAATAAAAAATTACCAACAGCTATTTTTTTAATGGGAACTACAGCTTCTAAAAAAACTTATTTGGCTACTAGACTAGCTAAAGTTTTACCTGTTGAATTAATTAGTGTAGATTCTTCTTTAATTTATAAAAGATTAAATATAGGAACAGATAAACCAAAAAAAGATAATTTTTTTTATACCAAACATTGGTTAATTGATATTAAAGAACCTTATCAATCATATTCTGTAATGGAATTTTATAATGATGTTTTAAGTATTATGGATAAAATTACTAAAAAAGGGAAAATACCATTGTTAGTTGGAGGAAGCATGTTTTATTATAACACATTAATTAATACTATGTCTCCTTTATTACCTGCATCTAATTTTAAAATACGTAATATTATTATGAATAAAATAAAAAATAAAATATATAAATCATATCATGATATGTTAAAAACAATTGATATTATATCTGCAAATAAAATTCATTGTAATGATATACAAAGAAATTTAAGAGCTTTAGAAATATTTTTTTTAACAGGAAAAACTTTAAGTGAAATAAAAAAAATTCCAGGTAATAAAATTCCTTATAATATATATCAATTTGGATTAACATATTTTAATAAAACAATTTTACATAAAAATATAGAAGATAGAATTTTTAAAATGTTAGAATTAGGTTTTGAAGACGAGGTAAAAAATCTTATTAAAAACAAATATCTAAAAATTTACTTTCCTGCAATACGTTGCATTGGATATAAACAAATGTTTTTATATATTTTAAATAAAATTAATTATAAAGAAATGATACAAAAAACTACTATTGCAACACGTCATTTGGCAAAAAAACAATTAACTTGGTTACGTTATTGGAAAAATATATATTGGTTTGATAGTAATCATATTTATAAAGCTTATGATTATATTATAAAATTTATTGAAAAAAATAAGTTTATTTTAAATAAAAAAATTTAA